In Candidatus Limnocylindria bacterium, the DNA window CTCGTGTCGGGATGCGTGACCACGTCAAATTCGTCAACCAGTACCTGACCCAGCGGGAGGTCGTCGACTACCTGCTCGCGACCGATGTCTACGTCACGCCGTACCTCGACCCGAACCAGATCACGAGCGGCACCCTCGCGTACGCGCTCGGCGCCGGGAAGGCGATCGTCTCGACGCCATATCTGCACGCAAGAGAGGTGCTGGAGAGCGGCCGCGGGCTCCTCGTTCCGTTCCGTGATGCCGCGGCGGTCGCGACGGCCGTGAATTCGGTACTCGGCGACCCGGAGCGGAAGCGCGTGCTCGAGGCCCGCGCCTACGAGTACGGCAAAGAGATGTCCTGGCCTGCTATCGGCCGCCGAGTGCTCGCGGCCATGCGCGACATCCTCGACCATCGCATCGCAGTACCCGCGCTGGCGCCGGAGCCAGAGGAGCAGCCTGAAGACGAGGCGAGACCGATCGCATGAATCTCGGCGCTCGACTTCCGCAGAACCCACTCATCACCGCGCGCGACGTAAGACCGTCGCAGCCGTCGCTCGAGGTCGTGTCGGTCTTCAACGCCGCAGCGGCGCGCGTCGGCGACGAGACCATCCTGCTGCTCCGTGTCGCGGAGCGCCCCAGGACCGATCTCGCGCCAGGCCCCGACGCGCTGACGCTCGATCTTGCCGCGCCACATCCGATGCTCGTGCCCCTGCCCGCGCACTATCGCAAAGAGCAGCTCGTGGGGATGGCTTTTCTGGACACGCGCCACGGCGCTCCGCATGTCGTCGTGGCGTACCTACCAACGAACCTCCCGGGCCTTGACCTTCGCGACCCGCGGTCGATCCGCTACCGGAACGCGGCAGGCAATCTGCGCATGGCCAACGAGGGGTACATCGACTTCCTCGCGCAGATCTCGCATCTCCGCGTCGCGCGTAGCACCGATGGCGTCCGCTTCACGATCGACGAGACGCCGGCGATCGCGCCGCAGAACGACATGGAGGAGTACGGCGTCGAGGATCCGCGTGCGACGTTCATCGACGGGAAGTGGCACATCACGTATGTCTCCGTCTCTCGGTGGGGCATCACCACCAGCCTCGCGACGACGACCGACTTCCGGACCTTTGAGCGCCAGGGCGTGATCTTCCTGCCCGATCACAAGGACGTCGTGCTCTTCCCGAAGAGGGTCGGCGGCCGGTACGTCGCGCTCACGCGGCCGATGCCGGCGTCATTCAGCCGTATCTGCGGCATCTGGATCGCGTTCAGCGACGATCTCCGTTCGTGGGGCGGTCACGAAACGCTGTGCCTTCCACGCCCCGACCACTGGGATGAGCTCCGCACTGGCGGATCCGCGGTGCCGTTCCGCGTGGAGGACGGCTGGCTCGAGCTGTACCACGGCGTGGACCGCAACACCCGCTACGCGATGGGTGCGCTCCTTCTTGACGCGGACGACCCGCGCAAGGTCCTCGCGCGCTCGGCGCAGCCGATCCTGGAGCCATTCGAGGAATTCGAGCGCACAGGCCTCTTCAACGAGACGATCTTCTCGTGTGGGCATGTCGACCTTGGGGATGGCCGCATTCGCATGTACTACGGCGCTGCCGACTCGGTCGTGGCCGCCGCGGACTTCGACGTCCGCGACATCGTGAACAGCCTCGAGCCCTGGCCCGGCGCGGCAAAACGGCTCGTGCGGGTGTAGTCGTGTTGCGCCAGCTCGCTCGACTCACCGTCCCGGTCGAGTCCGCGGGAGAGCGCGCCTGCGCGATCGCCGTCTACGCCGATGCGGCCGATCGCACGATCCCGGCCGCCGAGCGCGGATACGAAGGGGTCGCATGCGTCGACGATGCATCGCGCGCGCTCATCCTCCTCAGCGACGTCTGGTCCGCGACCGCACTGCCGCGCATGCGCGAGTGGGCGGTCGGCCTGCTCGACTTCCTCCTGTACATGCAGCTGGATGACGGTCGCTTCGTGAACTTCATCGCCGATTGGTCGGGGCAGCGCAACGAGGCCGGCGTCACGTCGTTCCCGGGCGGGAATTTCTGGCACGCGCGCGGCGTGCGCGCCCTTGCACGTGCGACCGTCACGCTGAGCCCGGTCACCCTCAGCGGGGAGCGCGTGCGCGTCGGGCTGGAGCGCGGACTCGATCACATCCGTGTTGCGCGCGATGTACCGCCGGATGTCCGCTCGATCCACGTGCTCACGGCGCTGGAGCTTCTGCGTGCCGGCGCGTTCCCCGAACTGCGGGCGGAGCTTCCGACGTGGTGCGACGAGATCGCGGCGTGCCGGCGCGACGGCGTCTTGTTCGATAACCCTGATGAGACTGTTCCTCACCTGTGGGGCCATCAGCAGGAGGGTGTGCTCGCCGAGGCCGGCAGGTTCCTCGGACGCGACGATCTCATCGCGGTCGCACGCGAGAGTGCGCTTGCGTATCTCGCGTCGAAGATCGACTCGGGCTTCGACGAACCGACGGTCCAGCCATACGGCGTCGCCTCCGCGATCTACTCGGTCGAGCGCCTTCGCGAGATCACCGACGCTCCGCGCTTCGACGAGCTGTGGCGCTTGGCTCGCGCCTGGTTCGACGGTCGCAACCCCGCCCGAAGCGCGGTGTACGACCGCGAGGACGGACGCGTCTACGACGGGATCGACGACGGCGTACTGAACGTCCACTCCGGAGCGGAATCGAACGTGGTCGGCGCGCAGGCTCTCATCGGCCAGGTGATCCGCACCGCCGCGATGCTCGCTCCGCTCGTCGAGACCTGCTTCGCGCCCGAGATGCGCGAGCGTCTGGGCGGCGTACAGGAAGTCGGTCTCCGCTAGCCGATCGCGATCCGCACCGGTCGCACCGCGTTGTTCGCGTAGCCAAGAGCACCTCGTATCTCCTCGAGTGGCTGCCTCGTGCCGTCCGCGGTCACCGCACGTGCCTGCAGCACGAGCTGGCCGCTCTCATGCGGCGCGACCGCGGCGTGCCACGGCCGCCAGGCATAGGGGGAGAGCGCGTCGCCCAGCGTCGCGTCGCGCCAGGTGCGGCCGCCGTCGACGGAGAGGGCGACCCGCGCGAGATCGCCGCGCCCGCTCCACGCATAGCCGCGCGCAACGAAGGGGCGCGCAGCGAGGCGATCGCCGTCGCGCGGCCACGCGACGAGCGCGCGCGCCGCGATCTCACGCAGCGGCTTGTCCCCGACAACGTATCGCTTCGTCTGGAAGAAACCGTCGAACGCGCGCTCGAGGAGCCGCAGCCTCGTGAGCCACTTCACCGAGGCCATGCCATACCAGCCCGGGACGATGACGCGAAGCGGCGCGCCGTGCTGTGGCGGCAGATCTTCGCCGTTCATCGCATACGCGAGCAGGACGTCGTCGCGCATCGCGTCGGCGATCGGGAGCGATCTCTCGAACGCGATCCGCGTCCCGACGTCCGCGGGGGTTCCCGCGTCGGCGCCGATGCATAGGACTTCCACCGCCGTCGCCAGCGGCTGGGCCATCTCGAGCACGGCGCGCAGCGACGCGCCGGTCCACTCCGCCGTGCTGACCGCACCGGTGCGCCACTGCTCGCCGGCCACCGGCGGATCGACGAAGGCGCGGCCGTTGCCGGCGCACTCGAGCGTCACCACGAGCGACCGCGGTGGCAGGGAACGGATGTCATCGAGGTCGAGCTGCAGCTGCGCCCGCACCGCGCCTTCGATCGCGAGGCGTGCCGGCGCTTCCGGTCTGGGGAAATGATCGCGGACGTAGTGGCGCGATGCGGGCGTGATCACTCCGGTCTGTCGTTCGAGCCGAGTCTCCGCGTTCAGCGGGTCGCGGCTCAGGTAGATCAGGTCGTCGGCGCTCATGAAGGCCAAGTTTCCGGCATCGCCGCCGGGCTAGCATCCGGGGGTGCCACGGCGCCTCGTGAACCTCGCGTTTCTCGTCGTCGTGCCGCTCCTCGTCGCGACGGGCCTGCTCGCCTGGATCACGTCCAGCGCGATCGCGAACGCACTGCTCGTGACGCATCGGGTCGCCGGTGTCGGGCTCGTGATCGTGCTCGCGTGGAAGTACGGGATCGCCCGGCGCTCGGTCCGTCGCCGGTCGCGTGTGGGCGACCGTCTGGGCCTGGTCGTGGGCGGCCTCGCCTCCGTCGTGCTCCTTCTCGTGCTGGGCCTTGGCCTCGCATGGTCGCTCGGGATCGTGTCCTTCGACCGCCCTCTGGAGTACTCGCTTCTGAACGTGCACGTGTTCGTCGGTGTCGCGCTGGTCCCGCTGATGGTCGCCCACGCCGCGCGGCGCTGGGAATCGCGGCCGGCCGTCGCCGATCTCGGCAGCCGCCGGGTCGCACTGCGCGCACTTGCCGTCGGGTTAGGGGCGGTCGTCACCACTGTCGCGCTCGATCGCATCGGCCTCGTTCGCCGACCGACAGGATCGCGAGCGGCCGCCGCGCCCAGCGGAAATGACTTTCCGCTGACGATCTGGGCATTCGATGTCCCGCCAACGATCGATGTTGCGATCTGGCGCATTCAGGTCGACGGAGATGTGGCTTCGTCTGGCGCGATCGCCTATGACGATCTGCTCGCGATGCCCTTCACGGAGCGCGATGCCGTCCTCGACTGCACCGGAGGTTGGTGGACGGAGCAGCGCTGGCGTGGCGTGACCGTGGCCGACCTGCTCGCCCGGCACGGTGTGCGACCGTCAGCTGAGCGTGTCGATGTCGTGTCCCAGACGGGGCACGCTTGGTCCTTTCCCATCGACGAGGCGCAGCGGCTTCTTATCGCGACGCATGTTGGAGGCGAAACCCTGAGCACTGGTCATGGGTATCCCGCGCGGCTCGTTGCGCCCGACCATCGCGGATTCCAGTGGATAAAGTGGGTCACTCACGTGCATGTCGCTTAGCCTATGAACATGCGCCGACTGTTCGTCCTCGCCGTTGCAGGTCTCGCGGTCGTCGCGGCGACGGTCGTTGGATGCGGCGTGCTGTCTCCCGGCACCGTCCCCGGGATACCGGGTGGGCTTGGGGCGCAGCCCGCGGGTGGCGTTGCGGTCAAAGCGGGCGCACCGCTTCCAATGCTGCAAGACATCGATCCCGAGGATCTCGATCCGGCTCGGGACGTACCCGGCGTTCCCCCCGTCGCGTTGGCACCACCCGGCGGGGCGATCGTTCAGGGGAACGGCGTTCGCATCCCGAAGCCCGTGATGCCGAATGGACCGCGGCGCATCGGGATCCAGGTCGGCCACTGGATGACCGAACTGGTCCCGGCCGAGCTTGGAACGCGCATCACGTTCCAGACCGGAACGAGCTGGGCCGGCGTCGACGAGGTCGACGTGAACATGGACATCGCAGAGCGCACCAAGGCGCAGCTCACCGCGCGCGGATATCTGGTCGACATCCTCCCGACGACGGTTCCGCCGGGCTACCTCGCCGACGTCTTCCTTGCGTTACACGCGGACGGTGACGGGACAGGAGCGAACAGCGGATTCAAGCTTGCGCATGGATCCCGGCGTGGACCGTATGAGGACAAGCTCGTCTCCCTGCTGCGCGACGAATACGCGAAGGTGACGGGGCTCGATTACGACTCAGAGCACATCACCAGAAACATGTCCGCTTACTTTGCTTTCAACTGGGGCCGCTATCAGCACGCTGCCGCAGCCCACACACCCGCTGCGATCCTGGAGATGGGCTATCTATCAAACGGTCACGACCGTGACGTGATGGTGAATCACGCCGATGGCGTAGCCACCGCGATCGTCAACGGCATCCAGCGTTTCCTCGACGAGGTCCCGCGCTCGAAGATCTTCGGCGAAGACCTCATCGTTCCGCCGCAGCGTGGCTTCCCGAGTCCGTCCCCTCGAACTTAGGGAGCGCGGCCGCACGCTCCGCTTGCAGCAAGGCCCGGAACTCCTCTTCGGTCCTGCGGTGCTTTCTGCGGTCGCAGTGCCTGCACACAGGAAGAATGTTGCTGATTTCGTTTGACTTCGCGCTCCTCTAGGCAGGAGCGATGCCAGCGCGTACGATTCCCCGGCGCCCGTCGGGGCGACGAAACCAAGGGAGGCCGGACATGAGCGTTCGCACCGTACGCGCCCACTGCGCCGGCTCCCTCACCGCGGTGCTCGCCGCCTAGGGGCGCCTCGCAGATCCGCGCGTGCGGCGCTTTCTCTCATGGCCTGTTCCTCCGCGGAGGACGCATGCCGTCACGCGACCTGTTTCCCAGCGACTGGCTCGTCACCGGGGCATACCGGGATACGCGCCTGGGCGTCATCAAGACCGGCAAAGAGAGCGAGGTCCATCTCGTCGCTCGCACGGGGAGCGACCGGACGACCCTGCTCGCCGAAAAGCGGTTCAAGGCGCGCGAGCGCCGGTCCTTTCAGAACAATTACGTGTACCGCGGCGTTTGGGGTGAGGGGACCTTCCGCGAGAACCGAGCGATGAAGAAGAACACGCGGTTCGGCCACGAGGCGGCCCACGCGCGCTGGATCGGACAGGAGTGGGACAGTCTCGTGCTCTTCCACGGCGCCGGAATCACGGTCCCGCCGCCGGTCGAGCGGGTCGACGACGGCTACCTCATGGCGTTCGTCGGCGACGGCGAGCGCGCGGCCCCGCGTCTGTCGGAGGTCGACCTCGCGCCGGCGGTCGCCCAGCGCGTCTGGAACGAGTTACTCGACGAGCTCTCGCTGCTCGTCTCGGTCGACCGCGTCCACGGCGACCTCTCCGCGTTCAACGTGCTGTGGTGGCGCGAGCGTGCGGTGCTCATCGACTTCTCGCAGACGGTCGAGATCGTCACGCATCCCGCAGCGCACGATCTGCTCACGCGCGACATCGCGTCACTCGGGCGGTATTTCGAGCGGCGCGGCGTCGTGGTCGACATGGATCGGGTCCTCCGGCGTATCGGGGCGGACGTCCATCGCTTCACGCGGCAGCTCGGCGACGTCAACGTCGCCGGCCGAAGAGCGCCGCACCGCTGGCGCGACTAAAGTGAGGCCCAATGCCAGCGAAGAAGGCGACGGCCAAGAAGTCCACCGTCAAGACCACGCGAAAGACCACGCGCAAACGCAGGGGTCCGGCCGAGGCGCGCGGTCCCGAGCCGACGCAGAGCCCGATCGCGACCGACGACGCCGAGATCGGCGAGCTCGTCGCGCACATCCGGTCGTCGCGCGGCGCCGTCATCGGCGCGTATCGGGATCCGTACGGTGGCACGCCACTCGTGTTCGCGACACTGCCCGTCGGCGCCGTGGAGGCGACGGCGTTCCAGCGCGATCTCTCGCGCACCCACGCGGAGCGGCTGGCAACGGCGATCGGCGACACGGGCGCCTTCCTCGATCCGGTCATCGCGATCCCCGCGAAGGACGGATTCCTCTCACCCAACGGGCGCCACCGTATCGCCGCGGCGCGAGCGCTCGGTCAGCGCTCGATCACCGTGCTCGCGACGGGGGACCAGGCACTCGCGTATCGGATCCTCGCGATGAACACCGAGAAGGCGCACAACCTGCGCGACCGCAGTCTCGAGGTGATCCGCATGGCGCGTTCGCTCGCGAAAGAGCAGCCGCGCTCCAAGGAGAAGGACCACGCGACGTCGTTCGAGTCCCCGGCGTTCCTCACACTGGGCTGCGCGTATGAGAAGCGCGACCGATTCTCGGGCTCGTCATACAACTCGATGCTGCGACGGGTCGAGCTGTTCCTCGATCAAACGGTGCCCGCGGCGCTGCGCCAGCGCGAGCAATGGGCCGTGCGTCTCCTCGATATCGACGACCGAGTGAGCGCGCATGTTAAGGAGCTGCAGGAGATGGGGATGAAGAGCCCATACCTGCGCGCGGTGGTGGTCGCACGCTGCAATCCGGTCCGGTGGATCCCGTCGAAGAAGGGTGCCGGCCCACCGATGTCGGTCGCGGAAGCGCTCACTCGCATGACGAAGAGCGTGCGCGCCTTCGAGCCGAAGAAGATCCGTCCGCAGGATCTGGCGATCGCCGCTGCTGTTGGCGGTGGGGACGAAGGCTCCTAGGCGCGAGCGGAGCGTCTAGTTCGCGCTTTCCCCGGGTCCGCGAAACCGCCCCACGGCGGCGAGCAGCTCATCCAGGCCAAAGGGCTTCGCGAGATAACCCTCGGCGCCGACCTCATCGGCCCATCGCCTCGCGCTCTCGGCCGCCGTCATCACGACGATCGGCACGTTGATGCCCTGGGCGTGGAGCGCGCGCGCGACTGCCCATCCGTCCATCACCGGCATGCGCATGTCGAGGAGGATCACCGCAGGCTGTTTGCGAGCGACCGACTCGAGCGCCTCTTGGCCGCTCGTCACGCTGACGACGTCGTAGCCCTCGCCCGAAAGGATGGCGCTCACCGTGTCCAGGATGGAGGCGTCGTCGTCAACGACGAGCACGGTGTCACTTTGTCCGTCGCCTCGCGCATGTGGTCGTACCGCGCTGGATGGCCGCGCAGCCTTGCCTTCTGGGGCACCTGCGGTCCACTGGATCACCACCTAGTCAAGTCTCCTTCCATCAGCGATCGGCAACGCGACGTGGAACGTCGAACCCTTGCCGACCTCGCTTTCCACCCATATCCGGCCACCATGTTCCTCGACGATCCCGCGACAGATGAACAGACCCAGCCCCATGCCGTGGAAGCGCCGGTCATCGACATTCGACGCGCGCGAGAAACGCTCGAAGATCCGCGGAAGGTCCGCGGCCGGGATCCCGATCCCAGAGTCCTCGACCGTGATGCGCGCCTCTCCGTCCTCCTGCCAGACCTTGATCTTGATCGGTTTGCGCTCCGGACTGTACTTCTTCGCGTTCTCGATGAGGTTCTGGAAGAGCTGCTCGACGCGACGACGGTCGTAGTCTCCGACGACCGGACCGCCCGCCTCGACCCGACAGATGCTCGGGTCGAGCGAGTCGTGCGAACAGATGTCTTGTGCGAGCGTCGCGAGATCGACAGGCTCGCGTTCGCCCACGAGGCGTCCCTGCTCGAGGCGCGCCGCGTCGAGCAGGTCGCCGACGAGCCCCGCGAGTCGCTTGCTCTCGCGCACGACCCGTCGGATGCCCGCGAGGTCCGCGGGGACGGACGGTTCCCGCATCGCGCGGCGCTCGAGGAACTCGGCTTGGGCCACGACGGTCGTCAGCGGGGTCTTGAGATCGTGCGCCGCGGCCGAGAGGAAGTCCTCTTTGAGCCGCGTCGCCTCCTCACGCGCACGCACGCGTGTCGCGTGATCGATGAGCGCACGGCTCTCGAGCATGACCGCCGCTTGGTCGGCGAGCAGGCCCGCGAGCTCGATGTCGCTGAGCGCGAAGATAGGCGGGCGCTGAGCACTGAGGGTGAGGACACCAAGACGACGCTCACCCGCAGTGATCGGGGCCGCAAGGACCGCACCGACGTGACGCGAGCGATAGTCCACCGCACCATCTGGGTTGTCGCGGATCGGATTCGTGCTGAAGATCGGACGCTGCAGCTCGAATGCGCGCCCAGTGAAATGTTTGCCCGGCTCGACGTCGACGGTCGTCCCGTCGTCTTCCCAGAAGCGCAGCTTCGAGGTGGCTTCCTCCCACAATCCGATGCGCGCCGACGTGCCGGTGCTGTTCGAGGCGCCGCGCTCGAGCTCGCGCACGATGTCGAGCGTCGTGGGCAGCCGCGGCAGGCTGGCGGCGCGAGCAAGGAACGAACGGAGCTCCGGCTCCTGCCACGCTCTGCGGAGAATCGGCGGCGGCGCGAAACCGAGGTAGTACGCGACCGCCGAGCCAAGGCCGAGCAGCTGCGCGAGCGCCTGGAACACAGCGCGATCATCCGATGGCGTCAGCGGCGTCAGCCCTGCGATAAGGAGGTCGGTGCCCAGGAGGATGGAGCCGACCGATATCGCCTCCATCCGTCGCCGCGTGACCCCCTTGGCTCGGCGCGCCGCTCGGATGAACGCGATCGCGCAGTAGAAGGACACGACGAAGAAGTACCCGACGATGTAGAGCGTCACGGAGGTCGGCAGCGTCGCGACAGCCGTCGTCTGCGTCGCAACGGTCGCGTAGGTCGCGACAATGCCCGCCACGAACCCGAGTTCCGCCGCGCGCATGACGGGAGCGCGTACCTGCGTGAAGTCGTCGACGAGCCGGAGCAGGACGTACGGCATGGCGATGAGTACCGCTACCTCGAGCGCTATCAGCCACGGCGTTGCCGTCGTTCCGGTCAGCGTTGCGATACGCGACGCCAGGATGACGAACGCGAGCGCACCGAAGAAGAGCGTCATGTCGATGTGTGCGCGCGTGGGGTGCCGTAGCGCGCGCAGCGCGACGCTGATGAAGATCAGCACGTAGATGACCTGCGTGACCGCAGAGATGAGGTCGAGCGCGTTCAGGCCGGTGATTCTAGGAACTCAGCGAGCGAGCAATAGACCGAGCAGAGCACCGCCGATGACCACAACGGCTGGATGCAGACGGCCTTGATACGTGAATACCGCGGCCGCGATCCCAATGACCACCTGCCACCATGACGGCACGTCGCCGGGCACGATCAGCGAGAACCCTGTCGCGCATAGCAGACCCGCAGTCGCAAGCGCCGCGCCACGCACGAGACCGGCGAACGGCACCGATAACAGCCAACGCCGCGCGACCGCGGTCGCTGGAAGGATCACGAGCGGAGGGAGGCTCGATGCGACAAGCGCCATCGCTGCCCCGAGAAGCCCGGCCATCTGGTAACCGAGACTCACGATCCACAGCCCATTCGGTCCGGTCGAAAGGCGGCCGATCGCGAGCGCCTCCACCAGCTGGCTGTCCGTCACGACCCCGGTCGCGACGAGATCCTGCCGCAGCAGTGGCAGCGATCCAAGACCACCGAGGGCGAGTGCGGAGTCTTTAAGGAGTACGGCAAAGAGTGTGAGCGGATCCACGTCCTATTCGACCGCACCTTCGGGCGACGTCGGGCGCTCGCGCCCAAGGAACAGCGCGCCGCAGAGTGCCGCGGCGGCAATGACGGCGATGCTGGAGACCGTCGTGAGGAGCAGCACGGCGAACGCAGCGACGACCACCGCGATATCGACGACCGTCCGAAGGCCATGTCGACGCGCGTCGCGGACGAGAACGATCGCAAGCCCGAGCGTCATGCCGCCGGTGGCCGGCGCCATGCCCTGAAGCGCCGATCGTGCGAGTGGCTGATCCGCGATCAATCCGTACGCCGCGGTCATCGCCACCGTGATGACCGCGGCGGGGACCATCATCCCCGAGACGGCGACGATCACACCTCGCCAGCCAGCGATCCGCTGACCGAGCAGACCGGCGAGCGCCACGAGGTGGATGCCGGGGCTCAGCTGACAGAGCGCCCAGGCTTCGGTGAACTCTCGCCCACCGATGCGCCCCTCGCGCTCGACCAGAAAACGGCGAAGAAGGAAGAGCGTACTGGTCCCACCGCCCACGGACTGCGTGCCGACCGCGATGAAGATCCTCGCGAGCTCACGCATCGCCGCCTAGGCTATGTGGGCGGCCGGCGAGGTGCGCCACCGCTAGCAGGCTGGCACGCGCTGTGCTTCTTCCTGAGCTATGGACTGGTCGCTCGTCGATACCGAACGCCTCGCGAAGCTCGCGTGCATGAGTTGCCAGCACGGCCTCGCCGGTGGCGTCATGCGTCAGGTCGAGTGG includes these proteins:
- a CDS encoding chromosome partitioning protein ParB encodes the protein MPAKKATAKKSTVKTTRKTTRKRRGPAEARGPEPTQSPIATDDAEIGELVAHIRSSRGAVIGAYRDPYGGTPLVFATLPVGAVEATAFQRDLSRTHAERLATAIGDTGAFLDPVIAIPAKDGFLSPNGRHRIAAARALGQRSITVLATGDQALAYRILAMNTEKAHNLRDRSLEVIRMARSLAKEQPRSKEKDHATSFESPAFLTLGCAYEKRDRFSGSSYNSMLRRVELFLDQTVPAALRQREQWAVRLLDIDDRVSAHVKELQEMGMKSPYLRAVVVARCNPVRWIPSKKGAGPPMSVAEALTRMTKSVRAFEPKKIRPQDLAIAAAVGGGDEGS
- a CDS encoding chromate transporter — encoded protein: MDPLTLFAVLLKDSALALGGLGSLPLLRQDLVATGVVTDSQLVEALAIGRLSTGPNGLWIVSLGYQMAGLLGAAMALVASSLPPLVILPATAVARRWLLSVPFAGLVRGAALATAGLLCATGFSLIVPGDVPSWWQVVIGIAAAVFTYQGRLHPAVVVIGGALLGLLLAR
- a CDS encoding chromate transporter, with translation MRELARIFIAVGTQSVGGGTSTLFLLRRFLVEREGRIGGREFTEAWALCQLSPGIHLVALAGLLGQRIAGWRGVIVAVSGMMVPAAVITVAMTAAYGLIADQPLARSALQGMAPATGGMTLGLAIVLVRDARRHGLRTVVDIAVVVAAFAVLLLTTVSSIAVIAAAALCGALFLGRERPTSPEGAVE
- a CDS encoding ATP-binding protein produces the protein MLIFISVALRALRHPTRAHIDMTLFFGALAFVILASRIATLTGTTATPWLIALEVAVLIAMPYVLLRLVDDFTQVRAPVMRAAELGFVAGIVATYATVATQTTAVATLPTSVTLYIVGYFFVVSFYCAIAFIRAARRAKGVTRRRMEAISVGSILLGTDLLIAGLTPLTPSDDRAVFQALAQLLGLGSAVAYYLGFAPPPILRRAWQEPELRSFLARAASLPRLPTTLDIVRELERGASNSTGTSARIGLWEEATSKLRFWEDDGTTVDVEPGKHFTGRAFELQRPIFSTNPIRDNPDGAVDYRSRHVGAVLAAPITAGERRLGVLTLSAQRPPIFALSDIELAGLLADQAAVMLESRALIDHATRVRAREEATRLKEDFLSAAAHDLKTPLTTVVAQAEFLERRAMREPSVPADLAGIRRVVRESKRLAGLVGDLLDAARLEQGRLVGEREPVDLATLAQDICSHDSLDPSICRVEAGGPVVGDYDRRRVEQLFQNLIENAKKYSPERKPIKIKVWQEDGEARITVEDSGIGIPAADLPRIFERFSRASNVDDRRFHGMGLGLFICRGIVEEHGGRIWVESEVGKGSTFHVALPIADGRRLD
- a CDS encoding sulfite oxidase — protein: MSADDLIYLSRDPLNAETRLERQTGVITPASRHYVRDHFPRPEAPARLAIEGAVRAQLQLDLDDIRSLPPRSLVVTLECAGNGRAFVDPPVAGEQWRTGAVSTAEWTGASLRAVLEMAQPLATAVEVLCIGADAGTPADVGTRIAFERSLPIADAMRDDVLLAYAMNGEDLPPQHGAPLRVIVPGWYGMASVKWLTRLRLLERAFDGFFQTKRYVVGDKPLREIAARALVAWPRDGDRLAARPFVARGYAWSGRGDLARVALSVDGGRTWRDATLGDALSPYAWRPWHAAVAPHESGQLVLQARAVTADGTRQPLEEIRGALGYANNAVRPVRIAIG
- a CDS encoding RIO1 family regulatory kinase/ATPase; the encoded protein is MPSRDLFPSDWLVTGAYRDTRLGVIKTGKESEVHLVARTGSDRTTLLAEKRFKARERRSFQNNYVYRGVWGEGTFRENRAMKKNTRFGHEAAHARWIGQEWDSLVLFHGAGITVPPPVERVDDGYLMAFVGDGERAAPRLSEVDLAPAVAQRVWNELLDELSLLVSVDRVHGDLSAFNVLWWRERAVLIDFSQTVEIVTHPAAHDLLTRDIASLGRYFERRGVVVDMDRVLRRIGADVHRFTRQLGDVNVAGRRAPHRWRD
- a CDS encoding N-acetylmuramoyl-L-alanine amidase gives rise to the protein MRRLFVLAVAGLAVVAATVVGCGVLSPGTVPGIPGGLGAQPAGGVAVKAGAPLPMLQDIDPEDLDPARDVPGVPPVALAPPGGAIVQGNGVRIPKPVMPNGPRRIGIQVGHWMTELVPAELGTRITFQTGTSWAGVDEVDVNMDIAERTKAQLTARGYLVDILPTTVPPGYLADVFLALHADGDGTGANSGFKLAHGSRRGPYEDKLVSLLRDEYAKVTGLDYDSEHITRNMSAYFAFNWGRYQHAAAAHTPAAILEMGYLSNGHDRDVMVNHADGVATAIVNGIQRFLDEVPRSKIFGEDLIVPPQRGFPSPSPRT
- a CDS encoding glycoside hydrolase family 130 protein, with the protein product MNLGARLPQNPLITARDVRPSQPSLEVVSVFNAAAARVGDETILLLRVAERPRTDLAPGPDALTLDLAAPHPMLVPLPAHYRKEQLVGMAFLDTRHGAPHVVVAYLPTNLPGLDLRDPRSIRYRNAAGNLRMANEGYIDFLAQISHLRVARSTDGVRFTIDETPAIAPQNDMEEYGVEDPRATFIDGKWHITYVSVSRWGITTSLATTTDFRTFERQGVIFLPDHKDVVLFPKRVGGRYVALTRPMPASFSRICGIWIAFSDDLRSWGGHETLCLPRPDHWDELRTGGSAVPFRVEDGWLELYHGVDRNTRYAMGALLLDADDPRKVLARSAQPILEPFEEFERTGLFNETIFSCGHVDLGDGRIRMYYGAADSVVAAADFDVRDIVNSLEPWPGAAKRLVRV
- a CDS encoding response regulator: MLVVDDDASILDTVSAILSGEGYDVVSVTSGQEALESVARKQPAVILLDMRMPVMDGWAVARALHAQGINVPIVVMTAAESARRWADEVGAEGYLAKPFGLDELLAAVGRFRGPGESAN
- a CDS encoding molybdopterin-dependent oxidoreductase, giving the protein MPRRLVNLAFLVVVPLLVATGLLAWITSSAIANALLVTHRVAGVGLVIVLAWKYGIARRSVRRRSRVGDRLGLVVGGLASVVLLLVLGLGLAWSLGIVSFDRPLEYSLLNVHVFVGVALVPLMVAHAARRWESRPAVADLGSRRVALRALAVGLGAVVTTVALDRIGLVRRPTGSRAAAAPSGNDFPLTIWAFDVPPTIDVAIWRIQVDGDVASSGAIAYDDLLAMPFTERDAVLDCTGGWWTEQRWRGVTVADLLARHGVRPSAERVDVVSQTGHAWSFPIDEAQRLLIATHVGGETLSTGHGYPARLVAPDHRGFQWIKWVTHVHVA